In Symphalangus syndactylus isolate Jambi chromosome 6, NHGRI_mSymSyn1-v2.1_pri, whole genome shotgun sequence, a genomic segment contains:
- the RNF133 gene encoding E3 ubiquitin-protein ligase RNF133: MHLLKVGTWRNNTASSWLIKFSVLWLVSQNCCRASVVWMAYMNISFHVGNHVLSELGETGIFGRSSTLKRVAGVIVPPEGKIQNACNPNTIFSRSKYSETWLALIERGGCTFTQKIKVATEKGASGVIIYNVPGTGNQVFPMFHQAFEDVVVVMIGNLKGMEIFHLIKKGVLITAVVEVGKKHIIWMNHYLVSFLIVTTATLAYFIFYHIHRLCLARIQNRRWQRLTTDLHNAFGQLQLRVVKEGDEEINPNGDSCVICFERYKPNDIVRILTCKHFFHKNCIDPWILPHGTCPICKRDILKVLGIQVDVENGTEPLQVLMSNELPENLSPSEEEINNEVSPAGTSDKVIHVEENPTSQNNDIQPHSVVEDVHPSP, translated from the coding sequence ATGCATCTACTCAAGGTTGGCACTTGGAGAAACAACACTGCCTCTTCCTGGCTTATAAAGTTCAGTGTTCTTTGGCTTGTTAGTCAGAACTGTTGCAGAGCAAGTGTTGTTTGGATGGCTTATATGAACATATCATTTCATGTTGGGAATCATGTGTTGTCAGAGTTGGGAGAGACTGGAATCTTTGGAAGAAGCTCCACTTTGAAGAGAGTGGCAGGAGTTATAGTGCCACCGGAGGGAAAAATCCAAAATGCATGTAATCCCAATACCATTTTCAGCCGATCAAAGTACTCAGAGACCTGGCTTGCACTTATTGAACGGGGAGGTTGTACCTTCACACAGAAAATTAAAGTGGCAACTGAGAAGGGAGCCAGTGGAGTGATCATCTATAACGTTCCAGGAACTGGCAACCAGGTGTTCCCCATGTTTCATCAGGCATTTGAAGACGTCGTTGTGGTTATGATTGGTAACTTAAAAGGCatggaaattttccatttaattaagAAGGGAGTTCTCATTACGGCCGTGGTTGAGGTGGGGAAAAAGCACATCATCTGGATGAATCACTATTTGGTCTCTTTTCTGATTGTCACAACTGCTACCTTAGCATATTTCATCTTTTATCACATTCATAGACTTTGTTTAGCAAGGATTCAGAACCGGAGATGGCAGCGATTAACAACAGATCTTCACAACGCATTTGGACAACTCCAACTTCGAGTAGTAAAAGAGGGGGAtgaagaaataaatccaaatgggGATAGCTGCGTAATTTGCTTTGAACGCTATAAGCCTAATGACATAGTTCGTATTCTGACTTGTAAACATTTTTTCCACAAGAATTGCATTGACCCCTGGATTTTACCCCATGGGACATGCCCCATTTGCAAACGTGATATTCTTAAAGTTTTGGGGATTCAAGTGGATGTTGAAAATGGAACAGAACCTTTGCAAGTTCTAATGTCAAATGAACTGCCTGAAAACTTATCACCTAGTGAAGAGGAGATAAATAATGAAGTTTCTCCTGCAGGAACCTCAGATAAAGTAATCCATGTGGAGGAGAACCCTACTTCTCAGAATAATGACATCCAGCCTCATTCAGTAGTGGAAGATGTTCATCCTTCACCTTGA